The Porites lutea chromosome 11, jaPorLute2.1, whole genome shotgun sequence genome contains the following window.
atgtaaacgaacacttacttgatgacatctgctttcacgAATCCATTCCTCTCTTTtctggaacgtcgtcgacgacccgaaaatataatcgcaatcttgaaccttttttccatccgAGAGACTTCACGCTTCAACTTTTGATGTgaagttttcgatatacgtgaccagggaccgtgaattggtacaacaccacgatgtttacgcttaaatgaaagctgctgacccaaaatactgtacaggaagaattatggcgattaaaaagGGAGTaagtcattccaacaacaaagaaacatgttctgcaggaaatttggatgaccttctatgaaagtattgcaaatcaaggtacgcagacttaagctgtttggatgttcattgaaacttctggcgaatgtgcaattcacttcgactaggaagcgaagtgtgtaactgataccggctagctatttcaccgatttgaagaagaaggagcacaaatgtttaaaaaagtctacagtctttattctgcattttaccccagcctgcgttttactcttagtctgcagtctgcattttacactcagtctgcattttacccctggtccgcagtctgcgttttacactgaccggatAATAAACTTTGAAATGCGTTAGAAATGAGAGGTTTTCAAATAGTTAATTCTTCATCTATTTTCTTGATCAGATTTACTATTATTCAGAAGCGCAGACTACCCATACCACATACCCTGATGGACTAGAAGTGCTTCAATTTCCCAGGTCTGTATATAGAACTTAATCACTTGAAATCCTCATTCACCTTTCTTTCAGTAGATCTTTTCGTTGAACACCAGGTTTCTAAAAGTACCATCCACTTTGCTTCTCTGTCATTCAGCAAACAGGTTGAGAAGCACTACCGTGACGGAACAAAGGAGATAATATTTCCTGATCAGACCATTAAGTACCTGTACCAAAATAGAGCGGAAGAATGCGTGTTTAGTGACGGTACCATACAAAAGATTAACGTGGAAGGAGAGAGAACTATTGAATTCCCAAATGGACAACGGGAAACTCACACCAAGTGCTATAAAGTAAGTACAGACACACCATTTTGTACTTTGTGCCTTGTATTGTTCGAGCTCTTACTGTGGCTTTCCTAGTTTCATCCCGCGGCGTGTCTCACTGCGGGACCCTGGGTGTCACAACTTGATTATGATTTTGACGTCCCGTGGTCTTAATTCATTTTGAAAAGTAAACAAGAAACAAATGTGTGAAAAAAGCTTGCACTCTTCTGCACCTAAGGTAGAGCTTTTTACAAGGTGTCTCCTTTCCTCCATGCCTGAGATTTCCAAGGAAAACAGGTTAAGCTAccttgcgagcagaggtttctctcttgcatggcttttagcatttacgaagtcgctcgcgtggcttgtctgtcgcgtGCTTAGTTTGTTTACGCCCCGTGAATTTCTCTCTCCTTGCCAAATACCGGCCCTTTATTTTCGCATGTCTCTCACTTACAGATTAGCTCATGTACACAATACAGACTCGAGGTTAAGTGTAACACAGGCATTGTGAAATCCCGTCTTTGCTCATTCACTTCAGCGCTTCGTGGGGTAAAATggtgttttgaaaaaaactatTGTAAAAAAGGTTATTGGCTGTCAAGTGGCAACAAGGGAAATAGAAACAGTTGGTGCgcctgtacacaggctatatcTACCTGGGGAGTTGGGTGAAAGGTATTACCATGTTAAAAGTCAGGCGTAAAGTTGTTTGTTCAGACATGCATGTCCTAGAGTTAAAAAGTGTTGTTCTCTCTGCGTGACGTGTTTTTTGTCCATATTTAGAAAAGAGAGTACCCTGACGGGACAGTAAAGACAGTCTATCCCGATGGTCGAACAGAGACCCGATATGCTACGGGACGTGTGCGGGTCAAGGATCGGGATGGTCGGGTCATAGTGGACTCTTCGAACCAACTGAGATGACAGCAGCTATTTtgcaaagacattaaaaaaattgtggatgTATATGAGAGTTATTAAAAGCGAAGTGATACTTATGTACTACGCTCTACTGACACCAGCGATGGCAAAATGGTAACCTATTTTGCCTTATTCTGACTCCTTTTAAGAACACTTGTCAAATAAAATAGAATAGTTCCTttactgaataaaaaaataaagtccTTAAACCGTGCGtcttcagtttattttttgttggcTACCTACGGTTGACAATTCGCGTGCAGCATTAATCATAAcggtaaattattttatttacttattcatGCATTTATTCCGAACAAGCTTAAAAAGCTCTCGAGCCGACTGCTTAACTGCCCTATGGCTTTGTTCACATGGTACCCGACTaattttcgaccggttgaaAAGTCGACCCTTTTAGTTGTTCAGTTTACACCAAACCACGCTAACCGTATGAAAATTCAGAAGCCTAGCCATCCAAACATTGGGACGCCAAagtcgaggtcaagtatttagCCGGTACGGTCGAAAATTTGACCAGCGTGGTGTGAACACCACGACCGTCTCAATTTTGCAAGGTAAAGGCGTCGCACTGAAAGACGTGATTGCATGGATGGGGAGCGGGGGGTAACTCTGTTACGAGACGTCATTGTGGATTTCCTTAAGAAGATAGTAAAACCACTGGAAAAAAGTTTAAATTCAACCTGGGTCGACAGTTCCGTGTGAAAGAAAATTCGTCAGGTGCCCTGTAAACGTAGCCTATGTTAAAAGCAACTTTATAACAATTtgcgtagcctgcgaaaacatccgtttctcctctctcttcgccgctgggggcGTTTCGCgcacgtccccagcggcgaagagcgaggagaaatggaCAATTTGCGTCTCACAAAAAAGCAAATTGATAGTACATCTTCAAATGCCATTTGTCTTACGCTGAAAAGGACGAAGAACGAAAAAAAGTGTGCTACCATGAATCTACTTCTGTGAACTGATCAATAAGAAAAGCTGGCTCTGTAGTCGTTCTGACAACAAAATGCCGGTTAGTgaaggtttgttttcatttttcgcTGTTCGATGCggtttcttttatttaaattcTTACTGATTCTTTCGATCAAACTTCCATTGATTTATTACTCGTAACACCTCTTCATCTTTgaggaaaaaatgcaaattatagaataaataaattacgATGCCGTTGTCATAAACGTATTTCACTGAAAGATCTATGTTCCAAAATTATCCGGCAACGTaaagaaattttttgttatattaTCCTTAACTTTCTTTGGGTAATACGTTAATTGTGGAACCCGATGAGCTTGTGTCCCTCGCAGCCTTTATTTGTACCAgacacaaagaacggctgcGAATAAGACTAAGTGAAGTTCCGCTTGGAATTTATCGCAATATATTTTTAGGCTTTCGCTCTGAAATTGCACCTCTCTTTCAGTATGTATTAAAGGCTACTCCTGTTTTACTAACGTTTTGAAAACAGTTCACATTGTGAATTATGATTTTTGATTCGTTTGATTTCCTTAATTTTTCATACTTTCATAAGCTGTTCAAATCTCTTTACCAAACTCTTTTTTGAACTTCTCTCCAAACTTTTGAGCTAGCTTTTGAAAGGCAAGCACCACATCGTCGTTCCGAGGTCCCCACTCCTGAAGTGAACAACTGAAAAACAgaacatttatttgaaaactgatttttgaaattaaaaaagttttGTAAGTTTAATCCATCTCAAGGGATGATATGTAAAAATAGCGCAAGCACAGAACACTGAGGCCGACAAGTGGCATGGCCATGAAACAGCGACAAAGGAAAGCTGAAATGGCGACAAACGACACAAAGATGAGTTAAAACTGCGACAGCGACAAAGAAAAGTGCAAATACAATGATAAATGGCTTCTTCTTCAATACATTGTACGCGTAAAGACGGGTTTTGAAACTCAGACTACGCGGGAAATACGTaccctaccccctcccccccaagagagtctcacaatttttttctttctttcctttttggcGGACCTGTATAGCTGTAACTCGCTATTAAACCGCCAAAGCACCCATGCAATGTACATAGGTAAACAAGAAAGAACATACTGGATTTTAGTTTCGGGTGACTTGTTTCATAGTCATGTCCTCCGATGTGTCCTTACTTGACCACAGCAAACCACGTTCAGTCAAAATGTTTCGGCCAAGAATGGCGCAGAGAGTAGGAGTTTCGCCCAATGTAAGGGAATTCGGATCCCGGAATCAGGGAAAATTTTTGCATGTGGAATCTGAAATCCAGGGAAATTTTGTTTGTGGAATCCAGAAAGCAGTTCAAGGAGTCCGGAATCCCagtaacgattggaatccagaatccaagctCCACTATCAAAGACTGGAAtacagtacctggaatctgcggcgtggaatccagaatacaagaATGTCttagattcccttacatggggcaagGCGATTCATAGATAAGATGAGAAGAAAGCGTCGACTCAAACTTGGGGGGTTAGGGAGAGGTCACCTTTGTTATCGTGAGGCACGCTTAGTACTACCCATCATCAATTTAGCCACAATTGTCTTAATTGCATTTGTCTTTGGTGGAATTTGCCTGTTGCTTGGAAAAGTGGCATTGGTTGGCTGGATGATGAGATCCACATTGAAAGCATTCGTGTTTAAAGTTACAGTAACTGGAGAAATGACACATTAATCAatcacattaagcataaaaccatttatttctttcagaaataaatttcctttcttttgtagTCATCAAATTCATCACTATTTAGTCCCTGAATTCACAACCCTGGACATCATCACTTGTTTGAAACTAATGCACTGCTTCTAATAAATGACCCCGTGATGATGTCACGTGCTCTGCTCGCATTTTCTCCCGTGCAATACAAACTTAAGCAAGGGGGCAATCTAAATTAAGGAAACGCACCTGATTGATTTAACTGTAAGACAGAAGTCCTTTAGTACAACGAAGACTTCGCCTGCTTTGATTCTACAACGTAATAGCAAATAATTAAACATGTTACAGTATAAGTGAAACCCCAGAGTAAAACCTgtttactgggatgactacctTGCATCTCAGTTGCACGgtgaaatgtttatttttagGACTTTCCTGACTTTGACATTTTTCCTTCAGATAATCCTTGAACGACAACATCATTAAGCCTAAAAGTGATACTATTAGGTCAGAAAAAAGTATCATTCTTTGCACTTTTTAATTGTTTAAGTCAATGTCTAATGTTACACTTAAGCCACCTGTGGCTCGATGTCACATTATTACGGGGATTCCCTCACGATCCTGTGGATATTAAAATATACCATAACAGGGTGTTCATTCGGTAGCCTGAGACAACAGACGACTTTTCCCGACACCAACACCAATTTCTTTGCGAAATGAAGTCATGACAatgcggggaaaccagtggcaGCGTCGCAAAAgatcggctgttttctcaggctaccgaATTGGGGTGCTGTTTAAAATCCtctattttctcctattttcATTTGTTGAATGTACGTTTATTGGCTTCCTTCCACTGTTAAAGAAAATCGAGGGACTGTGAAATGTCTACTTTACGTACCACGCTACAAATCAGGAGCCAAAACGTaattttcaaaatactgtcgaTCATCACGTGGTTCGATTTCGACCGTCTCCCTCGCCTTCAGCCTGGACGTTCTTAGAGCTTCGTCACGTGTCCTGGAGGAGGAGCGCATGACGAAGAAAGTTCGGTATGAGTTAGGTCTCATTCTCCTGAACAGTGGGTGGTAACCGAGCCTAAATACTCACCCATTTTCTTTCACAATGGCTTCACTGGACCCATGCTTGTAAAAATCTAAAGCAAAAGAATTCAGACGAAGAACCCGCCCTGACGAATCATACTTTTTCGGCGGAAGAATGGGCACCACATTCATGTCTGTGTAAACACCTTGACGAATGATCTGAGATAAATGTGACAACAGCATTACCGTCCATAAAGTTCATTGGTCAGTGTGAAGTACTGTATGTGAGACCGTAAGGTTTCATTGTTTCAAGTCGTCTGTAAAGCCTTGCTTTCATGCTACAAAATTCAAGACGGTGCTCGACGGATTGCTCctctttttgtttcttgtaaTCAGTTTTGTTTAATGCGTGTAATGTATGCCGTCATTTTCTTAACTTCCGGTGGAAGAACTTAAGAACTCTAGCGAACTGTTCGACAACAAAAATTAGTTTTCACCTGTAACAAATCGTCAATTGGCTGTCGGCGACCTACTACGTTGTCGTgaattttcttctgttttcctttcttttttttcttccttctcaAACTCCCTCCGCTCTCACCTTTTGAGACAATATAAAATTCAGttaaggtacggaaaaacgggtaacaaaaaacatacaacttgttttgcgacattgctgcaaaacgtgagttgaaaagcgatgttgcacgttttaccacccacgttcaaacctgtcaaCAACCTGATTTGGTGCAAGACATATTTGATGAGGGTGGTAAGACGCGCAACGTTGCTTTGCAACTCGTTTCGCTGCAGTGttgcaaaacaaattgcatgttttttgttgcccgtttttccgtacctttagTCACTCAGCGGTATAGagcattttcacatgacatcacggcggccatattggtgttctaaaacaatgaaacggcggccaagTTGGTGTACCAAGACAACCCTGTGGGAAATGAACTCTTTTCTAATGTAAAGACTTTCTTTCGTTtcaataaattagcatagaagccggccacgtgagtgaaaacgctctgaTACTTTAACGCGTCACACTTAATTGGTATCTGATTTCGCGGGGTTTAACTTTCGCGATTTCAAcggacaaaaatgaaaaaaggggCATTACATACATTTCGGGATCCAAGCGTTCTTGACTTTATTTTGTTCAAAGAGAAGATACAAAATGGAACTAATCAGTAAAACTAGTCATTAATTTGTGTATTTGTCATTACATATCCTGTACATATTACtaagaaaattccaaaactcggagcaaaaattaagaaaacgaaaacaatatTACGGCCGTATCATTCGGACTTCGTCAGCGTTTTAAAGTGATAGGTTGCGTAGCAGAAAAGTTACTGACGAATTCCCAAGAGAGGATTGTAAATTACTTGTAGGTCCAGTCCCTCGTCCCTATTCAGGTAGGGTTTTCTTTCACAACGCTGATGAAGTCTGAGTGATTCGGACGAAATATTCGTttcgttttcttaatttttgctCTTCGTTTTGGAAT
Protein-coding sequences here:
- the LOC140953278 gene encoding centrosomal P4.1-associated protein-like, translating into MAIKKGIYYYSEAQTTHTTYPDGLEVLQFPSKQVEKHYRDGTKEIIFPDQTIKYLYQNRAEECVFSDGTIQKINVEGERTIEFPNGQRETHTKCYKKREYPDGTVKTVYPDGRTETRYATGRVRVKDRDGRVIVDSSNQLR